One genomic window of Prochlorococcus marinus str. NATL2A includes the following:
- a CDS encoding esterase/lipase family protein: MYINKRPIFLVHGLWNNPKLFEKLIKKINEDDYELYRPHLPHKYGKTSLKRLALDLDSKIEELVGPEIEIDIVGFSMGGLISRFWLQNHDGFLRTKRFFSIGTPHFGTYTAQMIPSFLMPGIAEMKRGSRLLSLLNNDLTSLEKVECTSFFTKWDLMSFPGWQAKLSIGESYHLPVLTHKELITNSSSLDILVKKIFKNS, from the coding sequence TTGTATATAAACAAAAGACCAATTTTTCTTGTTCATGGTTTGTGGAACAATCCTAAATTATTTGAAAAATTAATTAAAAAAATAAACGAAGATGATTATGAATTGTATAGACCACATTTGCCACACAAATATGGAAAGACCTCCCTTAAGCGTTTAGCTCTAGATCTTGATTCTAAGATTGAAGAACTGGTGGGTCCTGAAATCGAAATTGATATTGTTGGTTTTTCAATGGGTGGATTAATAAGCAGGTTTTGGTTACAAAATCATGATGGTTTTTTAAGAACTAAACGTTTTTTTAGTATTGGTACGCCTCATTTTGGTACTTACACAGCTCAAATGATCCCTTCATTTTTGATGCCAGGTATTGCTGAGATGAAAAGAGGAAGTCGTTTATTATCTCTATTAAATAATGACTTGACTTCCTTAGAAAAGGTCGAATGTACTAGCTTTTTTACAAAATGGGATTTGATGTCATTCCCAGGCTGGCAGGCAAAACTTTCTATTGGTGAGTCTTATCACTTACCTGTGTTGACACATAAAGAATTGATAACAAATTCTAGCTCTCTTGATATTTTGGTCAAAAAGATTTTTAAAAATAGCTAA
- a CDS encoding M3 family metallopeptidase — protein sequence MTSIKPTALLKGEGLPDYDKITPNEITENIPKLIKELNEKLDKLEVQLEKQLQTKSSLSWDDVMPQLYEIGEKLRWSWGVVSHLNAVCNSTELRAVHSNQQPTIVRFSNQLAQNEVIFKALLNLKEHGNIKDETQIRILETELITMKNKGIGLEADEKTLFNSRSERLAELSTTFSNNVLDATKNWSLLLKNKSEVEGLPERALETLALAAKEAGDKDEEGNDPSSAIGPWRVGLDLPRYIPFQTYAKNRRIREKVYRAFVSRASDGKINNKKIIEEILDLRNKQAKLLGYKNWCEISLATKMADNEEAVEMLLEELRIAAIHHAEKEVIHLRECAKRNGENEDFELSPWDISFWSEVLRKEKYDLDQEKLRPWFPLDQVLDGLFNLCKRLFEIDIEEAINTAPLWHEDVRFFNVKNIDGQKIASFYLDPFSRPATKRGGAWMDECLCRNQKTKDDIVLPVAYLVCNQTPPIANKPSLMSFEEVETLFHEFGHGLQHMLTTINYPQAAGINNVEWDAVELASQFMENWCLEDQTISEIAIHWKTKEPLPESEINKLRQSRTFNSGLATLRQIHFALTDLKLHSQWNEDLEISPDEFRREIAKNTTVMEPIPEDQFLCAFSHIFAGGYAAGYYSYKWAEVLSSDAFAAFEEAGLANQDEVRKIGKKYRDSILSLGGSRSPNKVFKQFRGRLPSTEALIRHSGLN from the coding sequence ATGACTTCAATAAAGCCAACAGCTCTATTAAAAGGTGAAGGCCTTCCTGATTACGATAAAATCACCCCTAACGAGATCACTGAAAATATACCCAAGCTTATAAAAGAACTAAATGAAAAATTAGATAAACTAGAAGTACAACTCGAAAAACAATTACAAACTAAAAGCTCACTTAGTTGGGATGATGTAATGCCTCAGCTTTATGAAATAGGTGAAAAGCTTAGGTGGAGTTGGGGGGTTGTAAGTCATCTGAATGCAGTATGCAATTCCACTGAATTACGTGCAGTTCATTCAAATCAGCAACCTACAATCGTTAGATTTAGCAATCAGCTCGCTCAAAACGAGGTCATTTTTAAGGCGCTCTTAAATTTAAAAGAGCATGGAAATATAAAGGACGAAACACAAATAAGAATACTTGAGACAGAACTCATAACCATGAAAAACAAAGGGATCGGTCTAGAAGCTGATGAAAAAACACTATTTAATTCTCGTAGTGAGCGACTAGCCGAATTGTCAACGACATTTAGTAACAACGTATTAGATGCTACTAAGAATTGGAGCCTTTTATTAAAAAACAAATCAGAAGTCGAGGGGCTTCCTGAAAGAGCACTTGAAACATTGGCTCTTGCGGCAAAGGAAGCTGGTGACAAAGATGAAGAAGGTAATGACCCGTCATCAGCAATTGGACCATGGAGAGTTGGGTTAGATTTGCCTAGGTACATTCCTTTTCAAACCTATGCAAAAAATAGACGTATTAGAGAGAAAGTCTACAGAGCTTTTGTAAGTAGAGCTAGCGATGGAAAGATTAATAATAAAAAAATAATCGAAGAAATTCTAGATCTCAGAAACAAACAGGCAAAACTATTAGGATATAAAAATTGGTGTGAAATTAGTTTAGCCACAAAGATGGCGGACAATGAAGAAGCTGTTGAGATGTTACTAGAAGAATTACGAATAGCAGCAATACATCATGCCGAAAAAGAAGTAATACATCTTCGTGAGTGTGCCAAAAGAAATGGAGAAAACGAAGATTTTGAGCTATCTCCATGGGATATAAGTTTTTGGTCCGAAGTTCTTCGCAAAGAGAAATACGATCTTGACCAAGAGAAACTCAGGCCATGGTTTCCTCTAGATCAAGTTCTTGATGGTCTATTCAATCTGTGCAAAAGACTTTTTGAAATTGACATTGAAGAAGCAATTAATACAGCTCCTTTATGGCATGAAGATGTTCGTTTCTTCAATGTTAAAAATATAGATGGCCAAAAAATTGCATCTTTTTATCTAGATCCATTCAGTCGTCCTGCGACAAAAAGAGGAGGGGCCTGGATGGATGAATGTTTGTGCCGAAATCAAAAAACAAAAGATGATATTGTTCTCCCAGTAGCCTATTTAGTCTGCAATCAAACTCCTCCAATTGCTAACAAACCCAGTCTTATGAGTTTCGAAGAAGTAGAAACTCTCTTTCATGAATTTGGGCATGGACTACAACATATGCTGACAACTATAAATTACCCTCAAGCAGCCGGTATTAATAACGTCGAATGGGATGCTGTCGAATTAGCAAGCCAATTCATGGAAAATTGGTGCTTGGAGGATCAAACAATTTCTGAAATAGCAATACATTGGAAGACGAAAGAACCATTACCAGAATCTGAAATCAATAAATTAAGGCAAAGCAGAACATTTAATTCTGGGCTAGCGACTTTAAGGCAAATACATTTTGCTCTTACTGATCTAAAACTCCATAGTCAATGGAATGAAGATTTAGAAATTTCCCCAGATGAGTTTCGACGAGAAATCGCAAAAAATACAACAGTAATGGAGCCTATTCCAGAAGATCAATTTCTCTGTGCCTTCAGTCATATTTTTGCTGGTGGCTATGCTGCTGGATACTACTCTTACAAATGGGCTGAGGTACTCAGTTCTGACGCCTTTGCCGCTTTTGAAGAGGCAGGCCTTGCTAATCAGGATGAAGTAAGAAAGATTGGTAAAAAATATCGAGATTCAATTCTTAGTCTTGGTGGTAGTCGTTCACCCAATAAGGTTTTCAAACAATTTAGAGGAAGACTTCCCTCTACTGAAGCACTAATAAGACATAGTGGTCTTAATTAG
- a CDS encoding Ycf51 family protein yields MIEVIQDVTKWLAWVGAGLGVLTILAYLFNWGIKFRLTGTTIFTLLLSASCWAFEQSYTPPFNVEGYKYAPIVYDNGFDLVVAQASNDFPKEAIKPTLLQIAGNLKGGGRNGAQVKVRLRKIESAGDGTSKPIILGELINDLKESKIIELPDRNYSASENFSNDADIEEISLLETDE; encoded by the coding sequence ATGATTGAAGTTATCCAAGATGTTACAAAATGGCTAGCCTGGGTGGGGGCAGGACTGGGCGTATTGACTATTTTGGCTTATTTATTTAACTGGGGAATTAAATTCCGACTAACTGGGACAACAATTTTCACACTTTTATTATCTGCTAGTTGCTGGGCCTTTGAGCAAAGCTATACTCCTCCCTTTAATGTTGAGGGCTACAAATATGCTCCTATTGTTTACGACAATGGATTTGATTTAGTTGTTGCACAAGCATCTAATGATTTCCCTAAAGAAGCAATAAAACCAACATTGTTACAAATAGCCGGAAATTTGAAAGGGGGAGGAAGAAATGGCGCTCAGGTCAAAGTCAGGCTCAGAAAAATAGAATCCGCTGGTGATGGAACAAGTAAACCAATTATTCTAGGTGAATTAATAAATGATTTAAAAGAATCAAAGATAATAGAATTACCAGACAGGAATTATTCTGCAAGTGAAAATTTCTCAAATGATGCTGATATTGAAGAAATTTCCTTATTAGAGACTGATGAGTAA
- a CDS encoding DUF4332 domain-containing protein produces MSNKSFLKDLPKSFYQEEKILISNNIKTWDSLLSISDEEINNLIYGSLGSVRNLKRLKCIAYFICTLDIQLSEAALLMHSGLISNKAISRLTPQELVQKTGRFERTLRTGRIPIIDLKKAHFLIEKAKKNLFNVPKCH; encoded by the coding sequence ATGAGTAATAAGTCATTTTTGAAAGATCTTCCTAAAAGCTTTTATCAAGAAGAAAAAATACTCATATCAAATAATATAAAAACATGGGATTCTTTATTATCTATTAGTGATGAAGAAATAAATAATCTAATCTATGGAAGCTTGGGAAGTGTTCGCAATCTAAAAAGACTTAAATGCATAGCATATTTTATATGTACTTTAGATATTCAACTTAGCGAAGCTGCCTTATTGATGCACTCAGGGTTAATTTCTAATAAGGCCATTTCACGACTTACGCCTCAAGAGCTAGTTCAAAAGACTGGGCGCTTTGAAAGAACTCTACGAACAGGAAGAATTCCAATAATAGATCTAAAAAAAGCTCATTTTTTAATAGAGAAAGCAAAAAAAAATTTATTTAATGTACCCAAGTGCCATTAG
- a CDS encoding glutamate-5-semialdehyde dehydrogenase, whose translation MSTNFSVPEPTPQLVKVAESAKEASISLGQSTNKQRCEALTEMANALNDNADEILKANVQDLERSEKEGLNKSLLSRLQLTKTKLKGCIDGVLKVSNLADPIGKRQLHRELNENLILERVTVPLGVLGVIFESRPDALIQIASLAVRSGNGALLKGGSEAKDTNQAIMDSLDKGLRKANVGSGALSLLTTRQESLGLLRLDKFVNLIIPRGSNELVQFIQENTRIPVLGHADGICHLYVDNSVDIDKAISIALDSKIQYPAACNAIETLLIHEDIAEMFLKKGLPIFSSEGVTLKGDTKSQALGVKNKADESDWSKEYLDLILSIKIVRNVNEAIEHIRKYSSRHTEAIVTEDKMVAEKFLSSVDSAGVYHNCSTRFADGFRYGFGAEVGISTQTLPPRGPVGLEGLVTYRYYLRGDGDLVKDFASGDRSFSHIDLPL comes from the coding sequence ATGAGTACAAACTTTTCAGTTCCTGAGCCTACCCCCCAGCTAGTAAAAGTAGCCGAGAGTGCAAAAGAGGCTTCTATTTCGCTTGGTCAATCCACAAACAAACAACGGTGTGAGGCTTTGACTGAAATGGCAAATGCTTTGAATGATAATGCTGATGAAATATTAAAAGCAAATGTTCAAGACCTTGAAAGGTCAGAAAAAGAAGGGTTGAATAAGTCACTTCTATCAAGACTTCAGTTAACAAAAACTAAACTCAAAGGATGCATAGACGGAGTCCTCAAAGTTTCAAATCTTGCAGATCCAATAGGTAAAAGACAACTTCATAGGGAATTGAATGAAAACCTTATTCTTGAGAGAGTGACAGTTCCATTAGGAGTCTTAGGAGTGATATTTGAGTCGAGACCAGATGCATTAATACAAATAGCGTCTCTTGCTGTTCGTTCTGGTAATGGAGCGTTATTAAAAGGAGGAAGTGAGGCAAAAGACACAAATCAAGCAATAATGGATTCTCTTGATAAAGGATTAAGAAAAGCAAATGTGGGTTCTGGGGCGTTGTCTTTGCTTACCACACGTCAAGAAAGTCTAGGCTTACTACGTTTAGATAAGTTTGTAAATTTGATAATACCTAGAGGTAGCAATGAGTTGGTTCAATTTATTCAAGAAAATACTCGTATCCCTGTCTTAGGGCACGCTGATGGAATTTGCCATTTATATGTGGATAATTCTGTAGATATTGATAAGGCTATAAGCATAGCTTTAGATAGTAAGATTCAATATCCTGCTGCTTGTAACGCAATTGAGACATTATTAATTCATGAAGATATTGCCGAGATGTTTTTGAAGAAAGGCTTGCCAATTTTTTCAAGTGAAGGAGTTACTCTAAAGGGAGATACAAAGAGTCAAGCTTTAGGGGTAAAAAATAAGGCTGATGAATCAGACTGGTCTAAAGAATATCTTGATTTAATTCTTTCAATAAAAATTGTTCGTAATGTAAACGAAGCTATTGAACATATTCGTAAATATAGCTCTCGACATACAGAGGCAATAGTTACTGAAGACAAGATGGTTGCTGAAAAATTTTTAAGTTCGGTTGATAGTGCAGGTGTTTATCATAATTGCTCTACTCGTTTTGCAGATGGTTTCCGATATGGGTTTGGAGCTGAAGTTGGTATAAGCACACAGACTCTTCCACCAAGAGGACCAGTTGGATTGGAAGGCTTAGTTACCTATCGCTATTATCTCAGAGGTGATGGTGATCTCGTTAAGGACTTCGCTTCTGGAGATAGAAGTTTTTCTCATATTGATCTACCATTATGA
- a CDS encoding dihydroneopterin aldolase: MSQLHNLSAIHIKDINLWAHVGVLESERIHGQRFLLDLSFWLELDESSKLDKLDKSIDYSEAVKAVKKLSFEIKCLTIEYFSDQILNLLESLYGPVPIHILLTKCSPPIDGFTGSVLIEKKRNFLFPIN; encoded by the coding sequence ATGAGTCAACTTCATAATTTAAGCGCAATTCATATCAAAGATATTAATCTATGGGCTCATGTAGGTGTTTTAGAAAGTGAGCGAATACATGGTCAAAGATTTCTTCTTGACCTCAGTTTTTGGTTGGAATTGGATGAGTCATCCAAGCTTGATAAATTAGATAAATCAATAGATTATAGCGAGGCAGTTAAAGCTGTTAAAAAACTTTCATTTGAAATCAAATGCTTAACGATTGAATATTTTAGTGATCAAATTTTGAATCTTCTTGAGTCTCTATATGGTCCAGTGCCAATTCATATTCTGCTGACAAAATGCTCTCCACCAATAGATGGATTTACTGGAAGTGTTCTAATCGAAAAAAAGAGAAATTTCTTATTTCCTATTAATTAA
- a CDS encoding translocation/assembly module TamB, which produces MGDEWSSKRLKRWGLAGTFAALGGVLIWSGADLLVDRTISRFSPQIEKTLSNSLGHPLKIGSYRGLRPWGVELGPTRLLPGIKDSSSVNISNLTIKFAPFASLLNWKPVAIFNPKGTEIILNKNDTGSFWVVPQKDNPKQINLQLKFNLKEPTKIVFNAGDTTLLAKGNLSLNLGEKKIFGAINLESKEQGSLYLSGKGYWDGIEFQTKVKINKLSLSIFERILGNNSNFIARGNINGSLKLGVKKGLIRCNGGLLLNNLTLMGGPLSDTLSTNNSKIECDKNKLKLIDSNWNYGYWDISNSSEIPFYKKDKTYINSETTIKIKDFDHKPLSLKLKLPISVVDRQFIPGELNANFNLESFPLGALNPILNASLSGKLNTKGDFQGPLSSLNSTINLSLENPQVNGIRLREKWRGSFTRIPSEKKWGSLRMKSEGASIPANLQINFNKDGDFNDLNLNRLGGEISLNPKSNAFEWEANKFKLDRVEVAFPPEKSFKRIFGEVTGNGLFSLDPLFLNGDLSLDYFRLLGFKLKNASIKGQIKNSETNLTGELIPSENGKIKFDINNGSEFSLLAQVKDVSASWITATALEFPKLGLKYSDAIGKAEDLEKFIIGYPISSIDSQFEALTRSQDSYREEISKVNSESIINPYDLKGDINADIKLSGPNLSDLNLEAKAFGKVWTNKLKIINSNKIRPFKVTFNGNLASGLGDFSLLNLNFSLLSLVAPIPSAVDGYFGLKGKYSLANSTPQVTADLIIKDTVIYNRKIILDNGNIIFKDNNLEFDITLRDKSSANPVKLGGTYPLISSYPIDLKIESHGDGLAFLTGLTKGNVSWTSGTADLSLLIRGTPAKPVANGFLVLKNSELLFQDKEINNLNSTIVFDFNRIEIRDLKANMGANGIISSQGGISLFDSQLSESEPLALSIEKTRIKTAFTDIRASSSLVVKGSILKPQLSGEVFISEGSIFAKRAKNPSKTSSEKSDRYQDSKVRIIRRLPEQNWNQKEPLVLFIQDEDAPASRIVSAGLPNGFESLTFDNLKLALGPSLRLVSQPLASFETNGFLILNGAFDETLDVSGVIKLDSGYVNLFTTTFNLDQSEPNVAVFVPSMGLVPYIDVTLNSRVPDNVRDVSNFSSNGMASFGIGGSRFVNVEVAASGPADRISENFQLRSTPSLGRSELIGLLGGNSLANLISSGGNGDVLASFLNRSFASYLQGNINGFLSDRLQISLYPAYINGSDSEDDTSDSSSSSADQEDTNLPGQQAWVTEIGVDLNDKINFSVQAAPNRKDIPPKGNITFQMNPNVGLLGSFDKNGNWQSQLQLYFRY; this is translated from the coding sequence ATGGGAGATGAGTGGAGCTCTAAAAGATTAAAGCGTTGGGGACTTGCTGGAACCTTTGCTGCGTTGGGTGGTGTTTTGATTTGGAGTGGCGCAGATCTACTAGTAGATAGAACTATAAGCCGTTTTTCTCCACAAATAGAAAAAACATTATCTAATTCATTAGGTCATCCTTTAAAAATAGGTTCATACAGGGGGCTCAGACCATGGGGAGTTGAGTTAGGGCCAACAAGGCTCCTTCCAGGGATTAAAGATTCTTCTTCAGTTAATATTTCAAATTTAACAATTAAATTTGCTCCTTTTGCGAGTTTATTGAATTGGAAACCAGTAGCAATATTTAATCCAAAAGGAACAGAAATTATATTAAACAAAAATGATACTGGTTCATTTTGGGTTGTTCCCCAGAAAGATAATCCTAAACAAATCAATCTTCAACTAAAATTTAATTTAAAAGAACCAACCAAAATTGTATTTAATGCTGGGGATACGACATTATTAGCAAAAGGTAATCTATCTCTAAATCTTGGTGAGAAAAAAATTTTTGGTGCGATTAATCTAGAGTCCAAAGAACAAGGAAGCCTCTATCTTTCAGGAAAGGGTTATTGGGATGGAATCGAATTTCAAACTAAAGTAAAAATCAATAAACTTAGTCTTTCTATCTTTGAGAGAATTTTAGGAAATAATTCTAATTTTATTGCAAGAGGAAATATAAATGGAAGTCTAAAATTGGGAGTTAAGAAAGGCTTGATAAGGTGTAATGGTGGTTTATTGCTTAATAACTTAACTCTGATGGGAGGGCCTCTAAGTGATACATTGTCTACAAATAATTCAAAAATAGAATGTGATAAAAATAAGCTTAAGTTAATTGATTCTAATTGGAATTATGGATATTGGGATATATCTAATTCATCTGAAATACCATTCTATAAAAAAGATAAAACTTATATAAATTCTGAAACTACTATTAAAATTAAAGATTTTGATCATAAACCACTTTCTTTAAAATTAAAATTACCAATCTCAGTAGTTGACAGACAATTTATTCCTGGGGAACTTAATGCTAATTTTAATTTAGAATCTTTTCCTTTAGGTGCTTTAAATCCAATACTAAATGCATCATTATCAGGGAAATTAAATACAAAAGGTGATTTTCAGGGTCCTTTATCTTCTCTGAACTCTACTATTAACCTTTCCTTGGAAAATCCACAAGTTAATGGTATTCGATTAAGGGAAAAATGGAGAGGTTCTTTTACTCGAATTCCAAGTGAAAAGAAGTGGGGGAGTTTGAGAATGAAATCAGAAGGTGCTTCTATCCCAGCTAATCTTCAAATTAACTTTAATAAGGATGGTGATTTTAATGATTTAAATCTAAATAGATTAGGAGGTGAAATAAGTCTAAATCCTAAATCAAATGCTTTTGAATGGGAGGCTAATAAATTCAAATTAGATCGTGTAGAAGTGGCATTCCCGCCAGAGAAAAGTTTTAAACGAATCTTTGGGGAAGTTACAGGTAACGGATTATTTTCTCTTGACCCATTATTTCTTAATGGTGATTTGAGTTTAGATTATTTTAGATTGTTAGGTTTCAAATTAAAAAATGCAAGTATTAAAGGTCAAATTAAAAATTCAGAAACTAATTTAACAGGTGAATTAATACCATCTGAAAATGGAAAGATTAAATTTGATATTAATAATGGCTCCGAATTTTCTTTGTTAGCTCAAGTGAAGGATGTAAGCGCTAGTTGGATTACTGCTACAGCTTTAGAGTTTCCTAAATTAGGATTGAAATATTCAGATGCAATTGGGAAGGCTGAAGATTTAGAAAAATTTATAATTGGTTATCCAATTAGTTCTATAGATTCTCAGTTCGAAGCTTTAACTAGGTCTCAAGATTCATATAGAGAAGAGATTTCTAAGGTAAATAGTGAGAGCATTATTAATCCTTATGATCTAAAGGGGGATATTAATGCTGATATTAAATTAAGTGGTCCAAACCTATCTGATTTAAATTTAGAAGCAAAAGCTTTTGGTAAGGTTTGGACAAATAAATTAAAGATTATAAATTCTAATAAAATCAGACCCTTTAAGGTAACTTTTAATGGGAACCTAGCTTCAGGTCTGGGAGATTTTTCTTTACTTAATTTAAATTTTTCATTATTATCTCTAGTTGCGCCAATACCTTCAGCGGTTGATGGGTATTTTGGTTTAAAAGGTAAATATAGTTTAGCTAATTCAACTCCACAAGTTACAGCAGATTTAATTATTAAAGATACAGTAATTTATAACAGAAAGATTATTTTAGATAATGGAAATATTATATTTAAAGACAATAATCTCGAATTTGATATCACTCTAAGGGATAAATCTTCGGCAAATCCTGTTAAGTTAGGTGGAACCTACCCATTAATTAGTTCTTATCCTATTGATCTAAAGATCGAAAGTCATGGAGATGGGTTAGCGTTCTTGACTGGGCTAACGAAAGGGAATGTCTCTTGGACCTCAGGGACAGCTGATCTAAGCTTGTTGATTAGAGGAACCCCTGCGAAACCGGTTGCTAATGGTTTTTTGGTTTTAAAAAACAGTGAGCTACTTTTTCAAGATAAAGAAATTAATAATTTGAATAGCACAATAGTTTTTGATTTTAATCGAATTGAAATCCGTGATCTAAAAGCAAATATGGGGGCTAACGGCATTATTAGCAGTCAAGGTGGAATTTCGTTGTTTGATTCTCAATTAAGTGAAAGCGAGCCATTGGCTCTTTCGATAGAAAAAACACGTATTAAGACGGCATTTACTGACATCAGAGCTTCGTCTAGCCTTGTTGTTAAGGGATCTATTTTGAAACCTCAATTATCAGGTGAAGTCTTTATCTCAGAAGGTTCGATTTTTGCTAAAAGGGCTAAAAATCCAAGTAAGACTTCATCTGAAAAATCGGATCGTTATCAAGATTCTAAGGTCAGAATAATTCGTAGATTACCAGAACAAAACTGGAACCAGAAAGAACCTCTGGTTTTATTTATTCAAGATGAAGATGCACCTGCAAGTCGAATAGTTAGTGCTGGTTTGCCTAATGGATTTGAATCACTAACCTTTGATAATTTAAAGCTCGCACTTGGCCCTTCATTGCGATTAGTTTCTCAACCCTTGGCAAGCTTTGAAACAAATGGATTCCTTATCTTGAATGGCGCTTTTGACGAGACCCTTGATGTTAGTGGAGTTATTAAACTTGATAGTGGCTACGTTAATCTCTTTACGACTACTTTTAATCTAGATCAAAGTGAACCAAATGTAGCCGTATTTGTACCATCTATGGGCTTGGTTCCATATATTGATGTGACTCTGAATAGCCGCGTTCCAGATAATGTTAGAGACGTAAGTAATTTTTCCTCTAATGGCATGGCATCATTTGGTATTGGAGGATCTCGTTTCGTAAATGTTGAAGTGGCGGCTTCTGGACCTGCAGATCGCATTAGTGAAAATTTTCAATTGAGAAGTACTCCATCTTTGGGAAGAAGTGAGTTGATAGGACTTTTAGGAGGTAATTCTCTTGCAAATCTAATAAGTAGTGGAGGCAATGGTGATGTACTTGCGAGCTTTTTGAATAGATCTTTTGCTTCGTATCTTCAAGGCAATATCAATGGTTTTTTGAGTGATAGGCTTCAAATATCATTGTATCCGGCATATATAAATGGATCAGATTCAGAGGATGATACTAGTGATAGTAGTTCTTCAAGTGCTGACCAGGAAGATACTAATCTACCTGGTCAACAGGCATGGGTGACCGAAATAGGAGTTGATCTTAACGATAAAATTAATTTCTCAGTTCAGGCTGCTCCTAACCGAAAAGATATTCCACCGAAAGGAAATATTACTTTTCAAATGAATCCCAACGTAGGTCTACTAGGCTCGTTTGATAAGAATGGGAATTGGCAAAGTCAACTCCAACTCTATTTTAGATATTAA